A stretch of DNA from Leptolyngbya sp. SIO1E4:
TCAGGGGTAATGCCCACCAAGTAGCCGAAGATAGTGAGTGGGTTAAGGGTCGGTTGGGCAACGAGCCGAACCTCCGCCACGGCAGGGTCGTATAGCCCCCCGGCAAACACCGCTTTCACTACCAGCAATAGCGCCCCAACCCCCAACAACACCAGATGGATGCCAAGGATGGTGGTCATTTTGCGTTTATCAGCCCAGTCGTAGCCGAAGCCTTTTGTATCCAGCTTTTCTGGCCCTAACACCGCGTGGTAAACGCCCCCGGCTCCCAAAATCGCTGAGCTGATGAGATGCACAACGCCAATGGCAAAGTACGGGTAGATATCTACAATCTGACCATCAGCGCCAACGCCAATGCCCAAAGTTGCCAGGTGGGGCAGCAAAATCAACCCCTGGCCAGCCATGGGCAGATTGGGGTTAAAGCGCGACAGCTCGAACAGGGTCATGGCCCCCGCCCAGAGTACAATCAGCCCGGCATGAGCAACGTGTGCCCCCAGCAGTTTGCCAGACAGATTGGCAAATCGAAAGTTGCCCGCCCACCAGGAATAGGGATCGAGAGAATCGACAACGTAGGTATTAGGCGCTGCCGTATCGGTTGAAAACCCCAACGGCTTGAGCGGATTAGATTGAGTCACTGTCATGGCTAGCTCATCTCCCCACGGGTAGATTCCATAACTCTGCCTTCGGTGAAGCTATAGCCCGCTGCCCGCAACGCATGGAAGATATGCCCCTGCAGGAAGAAGAAGCCTAACCAGAAATGCCCATTGGCTAACCACACCCGATTGGTTGCAACCCCATCAGGACTGACGAACACCGGAAAGCGATCGAACACCAAGCTTAAAGTGGGGCCAAAAAATTCTGTCGGAAAGACCAGGGAGTTGACAGACACAAACAGCGTCGCCACAAACGCCATCAAGCTCACAGCGCCAACGCTGTAAGACAGATAGGCCTCGCCCGACCAAACAAACAAATTTTTTGTCCAGGAGAAGGGGGCCGTCGCAATATGCCACAGCCCTCCCAAAATGCAGATGGCACCAATCCAAATGTGGCCACCTACGACGTCTTCTAGGGTGTCAACCCCCGCCAGCCAGAAGCGCCCTTCTGTGCCAAACAGGTAACCAAAAATTGTGGCCGGATTCAGCGTCGGGTTAGCAATGACCCGCACATCTTGAAGCGCCGGATCGTACAACCCGCCTAAGGCGATCGCCTTAGCCACCAGCAGGAACGCACCGATACCTAACAGCACCAGGTGAATGCCCAAAATCGTGGTCATTTTGCGGCGATCGCTCCAGTCATAGCCAAAAAAGGAAAATTTACCCTCTAGTTTTGCAGGGCCTTTCAGCGCATGAAAGATGCCCCCTGCGCCCAAAAATGCTGAGCTAATTAAATGCAGGGCACCAATCACAAAATAGGGATAAGTATCAACTACCTGGCCACCTGCCCCCATGCCGAGCCCTAAACGGGCCAGGTTAGGCAGGACAATAAGACCCTGCTCAGACATCGGTAGGGATGGATCAAACTGGCCAACTTCAAATAGGGTAATGGCTCCGGCCCAGAGCACGATCAGCCCCGCATGGGCCACATGGGCCCCTAAAAGCCTGCCCGATAAATCGACCAGCCGAGCATTCCCCGCTCGCCAGGGAATTTTTGTATTGATATCGTCAGTTGCAACTGCCATTGAAAGGTTCCTTGAAGTCGAAATAGTCAAGTCGAAATGGTCAAATTGATGAAGTGCTATCAGCCCTGATGGCAGGGTGAATAAGGGGATGGGTAGGAGGGGGTGGAGGAGTGGATAAGTTTTGAATGTTGCATTGAACTCAACACTCAACCTTGGGAACTCCAAATCCGATTCCCTATTTCCCTCTTGCCTATTTCCCCGTCACTGCCTACGTCACTGAATTGCCTGCTGCAGTCGGGGGGCTCTTCGTCATGAAGTCAAAGAAGGTGCCGTAGTCCGGACTGACGGAAGTGCTAATAGATCGATAGGCGTGCCACAGGTGCCCCAGTAGGGCGAGGAAGCCTAAGGCGGCGTGAACGCTGGCGAGGGCCGCTCGTAAGGATTCACCCGCCCCCCCAACTGGGCCGTAGAAAACACTGGGATAGGCCACCTCATTAACGGAGACAAAGACGGCTACGCTGAAGCCCGCGATCGCCAGAGCCCCCAGGCTGTAGGACAAATAAGCTTCTCCTGACCAGATCAGTCGCTGCTTGGCCCAGGCCATGGGCTTCGAAATAATGTGGAAAATCCCGCCGCTGATGCAGAGGATGCCAACCCAGACGTGACCCCCCACAATATCTTCCAGGGTGTTCACGCTGGCCATGCCGGTAATCGTCCAGCCGTTAGGGCTAATGCCGAACAGATAACCAAAAATACGCCCTGGGTCGAGGTTGGGCTGTACGAGCCGTACCTGATCTAGCACTGGGTCATACAGGCCGCCAAATCGGGTCGCCTTCAGTACCAACAGCAGCGCGCCAAGACCCAACAGCACCAGGTGAATGCCCAAAATCGTGGTCATTTTGTTGCCGTCTTGCCAGTCGTAGCCAAAGCCCTTGGGATTGAGCCTTTCTGGCCCCAGCACAGCATGATAGATGCCGCCAGCTCCCAGCACAGCAGAGCTAATCAAATGCACAATGCCGATCGCGTAGTAGGGATAGGTATCAATCACTTCACCGCCCGCACCGACCCCAATCCCGAGAGCCGCCAAATGGGGCAACAAAATCAGGTTTTGATCGTACATCGGCAGACTGGGGTCAAAGCGTGATAGCTCAAACAGCGTCATGGCCCCCGCCCACAACACAATCAGCCCTGCATGGGCCACATGGGCTCCGAGTAACCGCCCAGACAGATCTTTGAAACGGATATTGCCTGCCAGTAAAGGCGCGCCTACGTACTGTGTGGCCTCAAAAGACCAGCCTAGCGATCGCAAAAACGGGGTCCAGAAAATACCGCTTCCGTAAGTTGCAGAGTCATCTGCCCCTACGGAGCCCCTGGCTTGAGTGTCAGAGGTTTGCATAGACATATGTCCTCAATGAAGAGACTCCAACTTGAGAAATTTATTGAGAAGTGTTCTCAACAGGTCGATCTCAACATAGATCAGAATAAGTC
This window harbors:
- a CDS encoding chlorophyll a/b binding light-harvesting protein — translated: MAVATDDINTKIPWRAGNARLVDLSGRLLGAHVAHAGLIVLWAGAITLFEVGQFDPSLPMSEQGLIVLPNLARLGLGMGAGGQVVDTYPYFVIGALHLISSAFLGAGGIFHALKGPAKLEGKFSFFGYDWSDRRKMTTILGIHLVLLGIGAFLLVAKAIALGGLYDPALQDVRVIANPTLNPATIFGYLFGTEGRFWLAGVDTLEDVVGGHIWIGAICILGGLWHIATAPFSWTKNLFVWSGEAYLSYSVGAVSLMAFVATLFVSVNSLVFPTEFFGPTLSLVFDRFPVFVSPDGVATNRVWLANGHFWLGFFFLQGHIFHALRAAGYSFTEGRVMESTRGEMS
- a CDS encoding chlorophyll a/b binding light-harvesting protein; translation: MQTSDTQARGSVGADDSATYGSGIFWTPFLRSLGWSFEATQYVGAPLLAGNIRFKDLSGRLLGAHVAHAGLIVLWAGAMTLFELSRFDPSLPMYDQNLILLPHLAALGIGVGAGGEVIDTYPYYAIGIVHLISSAVLGAGGIYHAVLGPERLNPKGFGYDWQDGNKMTTILGIHLVLLGLGALLLVLKATRFGGLYDPVLDQVRLVQPNLDPGRIFGYLFGISPNGWTITGMASVNTLEDIVGGHVWVGILCISGGIFHIISKPMAWAKQRLIWSGEAYLSYSLGALAIAGFSVAVFVSVNEVAYPSVFYGPVGGAGESLRAALASVHAALGFLALLGHLWHAYRSISTSVSPDYGTFFDFMTKSPPTAAGNSVT